A single region of the Colletotrichum destructivum chromosome 12, complete sequence genome encodes:
- a CDS encoding Putative Thaumatin family yields MTRFPFLFFPVALHAQSLVLTVVNNSTSQTIWPAVEAAGSYVVSPDGGRVIDYSQNPLPDGLALQANSQVQIPLTSFPWSGRVWARQYCSPDGTGCVVGDCGHPSCWGRSSTGTTLFEITALKNKMYYDISLVDGFTCGVYVQPDDDDCEAVACIAPPYLGIDENQSMVCPPSNLITDTRTGNVPIGCNSDCSVYKTDEYCCRGGYDATTCKGSNSWFKKTCPGAYSYAYDDKDATFTCGFRNMTIYFQCS; encoded by the exons ATGACGAGGTTTCCCTTTCTGTTCTTCCCTGTCGCCTTGCATGCGCAGAGCTTGGTTTTGACCGTTGTGAACAACTCTACTAGCCAGACAATTTGGCCGGCAGTCGAAGCCGCAGGTTCTTATGTAGTGTCCCCTGATGGTGGAAGAGTGATCGATTATTCCCAAAACCCATTGCCTGACGGCCTTGCATTACAAGCTAACTCGCAGGTGCAAATCCCTCTCACCTCTTTTCCATGGTCGGGACGTGTCTGGGCGAGACAGTACTGCTCCCCCGACGGAACGGGTTGTGTTGTAGGTGACTGCGGCCATCCGAGTTGCTGGGGTCGTTCGTCGACCGGGACCACGCTGTTTGAAATCACCGCACTGAAAAACAAGATGTATTACGACATCAGCCTTG TGGATGGATTTACGTGCGGCGTTTACGTGCAACCAGATGACGACGATTGTGAGGCGGTTGCCTGCATAGCCCCGCCGTATCTTGGCATTGACGAGAATCAATCTATGGTATGTCCCCCATCCAACCTGATCACTGACACGAGAACAGGCAACGTACCAATCGGTTGCAACTCGGACTGCTCCGTATACAAGACGGACGAGTATTGTTGCAGAGGCGGATACGATGCGACGACTTGCAAGGGAAGCAACTCCTGGTTCAAGAAGACGTGTCCGGGTGCATATAGTTACGCCTATGACGATAAAGACGCCACATTCACGTGTGGCTTTCGGAACATGACGATATACTTTCAATGCTCATAG